One genomic window of Evansella cellulosilytica DSM 2522 includes the following:
- a CDS encoding TrkH family potassium uptake protein yields the protein MNLGMSKFLSPFRIIVFSYIIAMFVFSIFLYLPISAQPGVNVTYSEALFTSVSAVSVTGLTVVNVSETYSGFGVFILALAIQLGGIGVMTLGTFIWLVFGRKINLSQRMLIMVDHNQIAFSGLVNLMRGILFVALGIEIIGALILGTYFLNYFDTVGEAYYQGAFAALSAFTNAGFDVTGASLIPFVDDYFVQLVSILLIFAGAIGFPVLMELKEYFTSKDRSFRFSLFTKIAASTYFIVFGIGVVGLWIIEKNAFYDGLSWHQQLFFSLFNSATARSGGLATMDVSQLTLASLLFLSALMIIGASPSSVGGGIRTTTLAVMFLTIRSFALGRKDVKAFGREIHEEDRQKAFIVLSVFVVGLFTAIILVSAFEHSSELELMAIIFEVSSAFGTCGLSMGITPTLTLPSQITLMVLMLIGRVGLVAFLFSIRGREKTSHYKYPTERIIIG from the coding sequence ATGAATCTTGGTATGAGTAAGTTTTTAAGTCCTTTTAGGATTATTGTATTTTCTTACATAATAGCAATGTTTGTATTTAGTATTTTTTTATACTTACCAATATCAGCGCAGCCTGGTGTAAACGTTACCTACTCTGAGGCTCTTTTCACATCAGTAAGTGCAGTAAGTGTCACAGGACTTACTGTCGTAAACGTTTCTGAAACTTATAGTGGTTTCGGTGTTTTTATATTAGCGTTAGCGATTCAATTAGGTGGAATTGGTGTGATGACACTAGGGACATTCATTTGGCTCGTATTCGGTAGGAAAATAAATCTTTCCCAACGTATGCTTATCATGGTAGACCACAATCAAATTGCTTTTTCTGGTCTCGTTAATTTAATGCGTGGAATTTTGTTTGTCGCTTTAGGAATAGAAATAATAGGTGCATTAATACTGGGAACGTATTTCTTAAACTATTTTGATACAGTTGGAGAGGCATACTATCAAGGTGCCTTTGCCGCATTATCAGCTTTTACGAATGCCGGCTTTGACGTTACAGGAGCTTCTTTAATTCCATTCGTTGATGATTACTTTGTTCAATTAGTTTCCATTCTTTTAATTTTCGCTGGAGCAATTGGATTCCCTGTATTAATGGAGTTAAAGGAGTATTTTACTTCGAAGGATAGAAGTTTTAGGTTTAGCTTGTTTACGAAAATTGCTGCCTCTACTTATTTTATTGTGTTCGGAATCGGTGTAGTAGGTTTGTGGATCATAGAAAAAAACGCTTTTTACGATGGATTAAGTTGGCATCAGCAACTATTTTTTTCACTATTTAATTCGGCTACTGCAAGAAGTGGCGGTTTAGCGACAATGGATGTCTCTCAATTAACTTTGGCGAGCTTATTGTTTTTATCAGCATTAATGATTATCGGCGCGAGTCCATCAAGTGTTGGTGGTGGTATTCGTACGACAACGCTTGCGGTCATGTTTTTAACAATTAGAAGCTTTGCTTTAGGAAGAAAAGATGTAAAAGCATTTGGGAGAGAAATACACGAAGAGGACCGCCAAAAAGCGTTTATCGTACTTTCTGTTTTCGTTGTTGGGTTGTTTACTGCCATTATTTTAGTTAGTGCTTTTGAGCATAGTAGTGAATTAGAGCTAATGGCGATAATATTTGAAGTGAGCTCGGCGTTTGGAACGTGTGGTTTATCGATGGGAATTACCCCAACATTAACACTTCCAAGTCAAATTACCTTGATGGTGCTGATGCTAATTGGACGGGTTGGTTTAGTAGCATTCCTCTTTTCTATTAGAGGTAGAGAAAAAACGAGTCATTATAAATATCCCACAGAACGTATCATTATTGGTTAA
- a CDS encoding YslB family protein codes for MAKKKQWIDTIEELNMEVSAYSNHLLRHVLLPELLGEDEESILYWAGKSVARKLKTEQLDDLSLFFEKANWGTLSLLKEKRTEKHYELVAPLMIHERPVTLECGFLAQWTEQQTQYVTEATYEVKKKKPLTCRIIVRWDNSDPIYKD; via the coding sequence ATGGCCAAGAAGAAACAGTGGATTGACACAATTGAAGAACTCAATATGGAGGTTTCAGCTTATAGTAATCATCTTCTTCGCCATGTATTATTACCTGAACTATTAGGGGAAGATGAGGAAAGTATTTTATACTGGGCAGGAAAATCAGTTGCGAGAAAGCTTAAAACAGAGCAATTAGATGACCTCTCACTTTTTTTTGAAAAGGCGAACTGGGGAACACTTTCTCTCTTAAAAGAAAAAAGGACCGAAAAACATTACGAATTAGTAGCTCCCCTTATGATACACGAACGCCCTGTGACTTTAGAATGTGGTTTTTTAGCGCAATGGACTGAGCAGCAAACACAGTATGTGACAGAGGCCACATATGAAGTGAAAAAGAAAAAGCCTTTAACGTGTCGGATCATCGTTCGTTGGGATAACTCCGATCCTATTTATAAGGACTAA
- the uvrC gene encoding excinuclease ABC subunit UvrC has product MPELKEKLSLVPAQPGCYLMKNKHGTIIYVGKAKLLRNRVRSYFTGSHDKKTQRLVSEIRDFEYIVTSSNIEALLLEQNLIKKHEPKYNVLLKDDKSYPYLKITKEEHPRLITTRKVKKDGGKYFGPYPNVHAANETKKLLDRLYPLRKCRTLPDRVCLYYHIGQCLAPCEFDVTQEKNQEMVQEITKFLNGGHKEIKENLTNKMLEASEELNFERAQELRDQVQHIEAVMEKQKMTMTDEVDRDVFGYAYDKGWMCVQVFFIRQGKLIERDVSMFPMYQEPEDDFYTYVGQFYLNDQHRKPKEILIPEVIDEAVVQEFIQVKTFKPKKGQKKQLVDLANKNAQIALKEKFDLIERDEQKTIVAIERLGAALNIETPHRIEAFDNSNIQGVDPVSAMVSFLDGKPDKKNYRKYKVKDVEGPDDYESMREVVRRRYIRLLKENQPLPDLIVIDGGKGQISAAQGVLEDELGIYIPVCGLVKDEKHRTSQLMIGDPAEVVPLKRTSQEFYLLQRIQDEVHRFAITFHRNVRKQSMFSSILDDVEGIGEKRKRELLKHFGSLKRIKEANIEEIEGVGIPKLVAKALFDKIQEEEQ; this is encoded by the coding sequence ATGCCAGAATTAAAGGAGAAATTATCGTTAGTGCCAGCACAGCCTGGCTGCTATTTAATGAAAAATAAACATGGAACGATTATTTATGTAGGGAAAGCGAAGTTACTAAGAAATCGCGTCCGCTCTTATTTTACTGGTTCTCATGATAAAAAAACTCAACGCCTCGTTTCGGAAATACGAGACTTTGAATATATTGTCACTTCATCAAATATAGAGGCTTTACTTCTCGAGCAAAATCTTATTAAAAAGCATGAACCAAAATATAATGTACTCTTGAAGGATGATAAAAGTTATCCTTATTTAAAAATTACGAAAGAGGAGCACCCTCGCTTAATTACTACGAGAAAGGTCAAAAAAGATGGTGGGAAATATTTTGGCCCATATCCGAATGTGCACGCTGCTAATGAAACGAAAAAATTGTTGGATCGCCTATATCCGCTAAGGAAATGCCGCACGTTACCTGATAGAGTTTGTTTATATTATCATATCGGACAATGCTTAGCTCCGTGCGAGTTTGATGTTACACAAGAAAAAAATCAAGAAATGGTGCAAGAAATTACTAAATTTTTAAATGGTGGTCATAAGGAGATTAAAGAAAACTTAACGAATAAAATGCTAGAAGCATCTGAAGAGTTGAACTTTGAACGTGCGCAAGAATTGAGAGACCAAGTACAGCACATAGAAGCCGTGATGGAAAAGCAAAAAATGACGATGACAGATGAAGTTGATCGAGATGTATTTGGTTATGCATATGACAAAGGTTGGATGTGCGTCCAAGTATTTTTTATTAGACAAGGTAAATTGATTGAAAGAGATGTTTCTATGTTTCCAATGTACCAAGAGCCAGAGGATGATTTTTACACATATGTTGGGCAGTTTTATTTAAACGATCAACATCGTAAACCGAAGGAGATATTAATTCCGGAAGTGATAGATGAGGCTGTCGTACAAGAGTTTATTCAAGTGAAGACGTTTAAACCTAAAAAAGGACAAAAGAAGCAATTAGTTGACCTTGCTAATAAAAATGCACAAATAGCCTTAAAGGAGAAATTCGATCTTATAGAGCGAGATGAGCAAAAAACGATCGTTGCAATTGAACGTCTCGGTGCTGCACTAAATATAGAAACGCCTCATCGAATCGAAGCTTTTGATAACTCTAATATTCAAGGAGTCGATCCTGTATCTGCGATGGTTTCTTTTTTGGATGGTAAGCCAGATAAAAAGAACTATCGTAAATACAAAGTGAAAGATGTAGAGGGACCTGATGACTATGAATCGATGAGAGAAGTTGTTCGAAGAAGATATATAAGGTTGCTGAAAGAAAATCAACCACTTCCTGACTTAATTGTAATCGATGGAGGAAAAGGACAAATTTCTGCTGCGCAAGGTGTGTTAGAGGACGAGCTCGGCATTTATATTCCTGTTTGCGGCCTCGTAAAGGATGAAAAGCACCGTACTTCACAACTTATGATCGGAGATCCGGCTGAGGTCGTTCCTTTGAAAAGAACGAGTCAGGAGTTTTATTTACTCCAAAGAATTCAAGATGAAGTGCACCGATTTGCCATTACGTTTCATAGAAACGTAAGAAAGCAATCAATGTTTTCTTCTATACTTGATGATGTTGAGGGAATTGGAGAAAAGAGAAAAAGGGAACTTTTAAAGCATTTTGGATCGTTAAAGCGAATAAAGGAAGCTAATATAGAGGAAATTGAAGGTGTAGGTATACCAAAGTTAGTTGCTAAAGCGCTATTCGATAAAATACAAGAAGAGGAGCAATAA
- a CDS encoding aspartate kinase, with protein sequence MATIVQKFGGTSVGDVTKIKRAAEKVKAAMEAGNKVVTVVSAMGKSTDALVGLAQDISEHPDKREMDMLLSTGEQVTMSLMVMALKEIGIDAVSFTGWQAGIKTEPIHQNARIMGIETDRVQSALDENKAVIVAGFQGMTESGEITTLGRGGSDTTAVALAAALKAESCSIFTDVTGVYTCDPRTAKKARQLHSISYDEMLELANLGAGVLHPRAVEFAKNYNVPLIVRSSMVDKEGTIVEEEASMEQNLAVRGLAFEGAVTKITIEHLPNNFNTMSNVFSALAESGIDVDIIIQQMTGKNEMNISFSIHTHELTEALSILEKNKEELGYEHIRHEDNLAKVSIVGSGMVSNPGVAANMFTVLSEQEVSIKMVSTSEIKVSVVIPEVDMVKSVEALHTAFDLDVREEAKVTS encoded by the coding sequence TTGGCAACGATTGTTCAGAAGTTCGGAGGGACTTCTGTAGGAGATGTAACAAAAATTAAAAGAGCAGCTGAAAAGGTGAAAGCTGCAATGGAAGCAGGTAACAAAGTAGTTACCGTTGTATCTGCGATGGGGAAATCAACCGACGCGTTAGTAGGATTAGCGCAAGATATAAGTGAGCATCCTGATAAAAGAGAAATGGATATGCTATTAAGTACTGGTGAGCAAGTAACGATGTCCTTAATGGTTATGGCTTTAAAGGAAATCGGTATTGATGCCGTTTCGTTTACTGGTTGGCAAGCGGGGATTAAAACGGAGCCTATTCACCAAAACGCTAGAATAATGGGAATTGAGACAGATAGAGTGCAATCCGCTTTAGATGAAAATAAAGCTGTAATAGTAGCTGGTTTTCAAGGGATGACGGAAAGCGGTGAGATAACAACGCTTGGTCGTGGTGGTTCTGATACAACTGCAGTAGCGTTGGCTGCTGCCCTTAAAGCTGAATCATGTTCTATTTTTACAGATGTTACTGGTGTTTATACTTGTGACCCTAGAACTGCTAAAAAAGCTCGACAACTACATAGCATTTCCTATGATGAAATGCTGGAGCTTGCAAACTTAGGTGCTGGAGTATTGCATCCTAGAGCAGTTGAATTTGCAAAGAACTATAATGTACCACTTATTGTTAGATCAAGCATGGTTGATAAAGAAGGAACGATTGTAGAGGAGGAAGCGTCAATGGAACAAAATTTAGCAGTACGAGGATTAGCTTTTGAAGGTGCAGTGACAAAAATTACAATTGAACATTTACCGAATAACTTTAATACAATGTCAAATGTGTTCTCAGCACTTGCGGAATCGGGCATTGATGTCGACATTATCATTCAACAAATGACAGGCAAAAATGAAATGAATATATCTTTTTCCATTCACACACATGAATTGACAGAAGCGCTTTCTATTTTAGAGAAAAATAAAGAGGAATTAGGTTACGAGCATATTCGTCACGAGGATAACTTGGCAAAAGTATCAATAGTTGGTTCTGGTATGGTTTCAAACCCTGGTGTTGCCGCAAACATGTTTACAGTACTTTCTGAGCAAGAAGTTTCTATTAAAATGGTAAGTACGTCAGAAATTAAAGTATCTGTTGTCATACCTGAAGTAGATATGGTGAAATCAGTGGAAGCACTTCACACCGCATTTGACTTAGATGTGCGAGAAGAAGCGAAAGTAACATCATAG
- a CDS encoding phosphocarrier protein HPr, producing the protein MAEKKYTITADTGIHARPATQLVNKAGQFDAEITLEHKGKEVNLKSIMGVMSLGVSQGAEVTIKAEGADADKAMAELDALMKEGLAE; encoded by the coding sequence ATGGCAGAAAAGAAATACACAATTACAGCAGACACAGGAATTCATGCGAGACCAGCTACACAACTAGTTAATAAAGCTGGACAGTTTGATGCAGAAATTACTTTAGAGCACAAAGGGAAGGAAGTAAACCTTAAATCAATCATGGGTGTAATGTCTTTAGGTGTCTCTCAAGGAGCTGAAGTAACAATTAAAGCAGAAGGGGCAGATGCTGATAAAGCGATGGCAGAACTTGATGCCCTTATGAAGGAAGGATTAGCAGAGTAA
- the trxA gene encoding thioredoxin produces the protein MAIVNVSDQNFAAETGEGVVLADFWAPWCGPCKMIAPVLEELDGEMGDKVKIVKLDVDENQETAGKFGVMSIPTLLVFKDGQVVDQVVGFQPKEQLASLLNKHI, from the coding sequence ATGGCAATCGTTAACGTATCAGATCAAAACTTTGCCGCTGAAACAGGTGAAGGCGTAGTATTAGCAGATTTTTGGGCGCCATGGTGTGGCCCTTGTAAAATGATCGCTCCAGTATTAGAGGAGTTAGACGGTGAAATGGGCGACAAAGTAAAAATTGTAAAGCTTGACGTCGATGAGAATCAAGAAACTGCTGGGAAGTTCGGTGTTATGAGTATCCCAACACTGCTCGTATTTAAAGATGGGCAAGTCGTTGATCAAGTTGTTGGCTTCCAACCGAAAGAACAGTTAGCAAGCTTATTAAATAAGCACATATAA
- the sdhB gene encoding succinate dehydrogenase iron-sulfur subunit: MSGKTIKIIITRQKDMDSAPYKETFELPYRENMNVISALMEIRRNPVNADGKETTAVSWDSSCLEEVCGACSMVINGKPRQSCTALIDQLEQPIRLEPMNTFPVVRDLVVDRSRMFDSLKRVKAWVPIDGTYDLGPGPRMPESKRQWAYELSKCMTCGVCLQACPNVNSKSEFIGPAALSQVRLFNNHPTGAMHKTERLQTIMDGEGGLTNCGNSQNCVQACPKGIPLTTSIASLNRETTLQSFKNFFGSDNV; this comes from the coding sequence ATGAGTGGGAAAACAATTAAAATAATCATTACACGTCAAAAGGACATGGATAGTGCACCATACAAAGAAACTTTTGAACTACCATACCGTGAAAATATGAATGTTATTTCCGCATTGATGGAAATTCGCCGTAATCCAGTGAATGCAGATGGAAAAGAGACAACGGCTGTATCGTGGGATTCAAGCTGTTTAGAGGAAGTATGTGGCGCCTGTTCAATGGTGATTAACGGAAAGCCTCGTCAATCCTGTACAGCGTTAATAGACCAGCTTGAACAACCTATTCGTCTAGAGCCGATGAATACGTTCCCGGTTGTTAGAGATTTAGTTGTAGATAGAAGTAGAATGTTTGATTCTCTTAAGCGTGTAAAAGCATGGGTACCAATAGATGGAACGTATGATTTAGGGCCGGGACCGCGCATGCCAGAATCTAAACGTCAATGGGCATATGAGTTATCAAAATGTATGACTTGTGGTGTATGTTTACAAGCATGTCCAAATGTAAACAGTAAATCAGAATTTATTGGACCTGCAGCACTTTCTCAAGTTCGTTTATTTAACAATCATCCAACGGGTGCAATGCACAAAACAGAACGCCTTCAAACGATTATGGATGGCGAAGGTGGATTAACAAACTGTGGTAATTCACAAAACTGTGTGCAAGCATGTCCTAAAGGCATACCATTGACAACATCTATCGCTTCTTTAAATAGAGAAACAACATTACAATCCTTTAAGAACTTCTTTGGAAGTGACAATGTATAA
- a CDS encoding succinate dehydrogenase cytochrome b558 subunit: protein MSTNREFFYRKLHSLLGVVPLGAFLVVHFLVNYQAVQGPEVYNQAAGMMERLPFLLVLEFGLIYIPIIFHGIYGLYIAFQAKHNTSTYSYFRNWMFRLQRITGVITIIFVAWHIYDTRIQKALGAEVNYDMVANIVASPIALVLYIISIVAASFHLANGLWSFAVTWGITVSPRSQQIATYVTMAIFVVMSYIGIRAILAFV, encoded by the coding sequence ATGTCTACTAATCGTGAGTTTTTCTATCGGAAATTACATTCCCTGCTAGGTGTTGTACCATTAGGTGCCTTTTTAGTCGTTCACTTTTTGGTGAACTACCAGGCGGTACAAGGACCAGAAGTATATAATCAAGCTGCAGGAATGATGGAACGCTTGCCGTTTTTATTAGTATTGGAATTTGGTCTTATATATATTCCAATTATTTTTCACGGCATTTATGGTCTATATATTGCTTTTCAAGCTAAACATAATACGTCTACATATAGTTATTTTAGGAACTGGATGTTCCGCTTACAACGTATTACAGGAGTAATAACGATCATTTTTGTCGCATGGCATATATATGATACGAGAATTCAAAAAGCACTTGGAGCAGAAGTGAATTATGACATGGTAGCAAACATTGTCGCTAGTCCGATCGCTCTTGTTCTATACATTATTTCAATCGTTGCAGCATCTTTCCATTTAGCGAATGGTTTATGGTCATTTGCTGTTACATGGGGAATCACTGTATCACCAAGATCTCAACAAATTGCAACATACGTTACAATGGCTATATTCGTTGTGATGTCCTATATCGGTATAAGAGCAATCTTAGCATTTGTCTAG
- the sdhA gene encoding succinate dehydrogenase flavoprotein subunit yields the protein MSKGKIIVVGGGLAGLMATIKAAEAGVSVDLFSVVPVKRSHSVCAQGGINGALNTMGEGDSTWEHFDDSVYGGDFLANQPPLKAMCDAAPGIIHLMDRMGVMFNRTGEGLLALRRFGGTQHHRTAFAGATTGQQLLYALDEQVRRHEVAGLVTKYEGWEFLHAVLDDDNVCRGVTAQNLQTSEIESFRADAVILATGGPGIIFGKSTNSMINTGYAAAAVYEQGAYYANGEFIQIHPTAIPGDDKLRLMSESARGEGGRVWTYKDGKPWYFLEEKYPAYGNLVPRDIATREIFHVCVDLKLGINGENMVYLDLSHKDPKELDVKLGGIMEIYEKFMGDDPRKVPMKIFPAVHYSMGGLWVDYNQMTNIPGLFAAGECDYSQHGANRLGANSLVSAIYGGMVAGPKAIEYIEGLEKKSEEISDSVYEAQIKADEAKFQEILSFNGKENAFKLHQELGQWMTENVTVVRENKKLLATDEKILELMERFKNINIDDTAKWSNQSAAFVRQLEGMLNLARVITLGAYNRNESRGAHYKPEFPERNDEEWLKTTKAKYNPETNTPNFEYEDVDVSLIKPRKRDYTSKKKAGEKS from the coding sequence ATGAGCAAAGGTAAAATTATCGTTGTTGGCGGCGGTTTAGCTGGGCTAATGGCGACAATTAAAGCAGCCGAAGCAGGTGTTTCCGTTGACTTATTTTCCGTAGTACCTGTAAAACGTTCACACTCTGTTTGTGCGCAGGGTGGAATTAACGGCGCATTAAATACAATGGGGGAAGGCGACTCTACATGGGAGCACTTTGATGATTCTGTATATGGAGGAGACTTTCTAGCGAATCAACCGCCTCTAAAAGCAATGTGTGATGCAGCACCTGGTATTATTCATTTAATGGATCGTATGGGAGTAATGTTTAACCGTACTGGTGAAGGCCTTTTAGCATTACGCCGTTTTGGCGGTACACAACATCACCGTACAGCATTTGCTGGTGCTACGACTGGTCAGCAGCTTCTATATGCGCTAGATGAACAAGTACGACGTCATGAGGTAGCGGGATTAGTCACAAAGTATGAAGGCTGGGAATTTTTACACGCTGTCTTAGATGATGATAATGTATGTCGTGGTGTAACGGCACAAAACTTACAAACTTCTGAAATAGAATCCTTTAGAGCTGATGCTGTTATTTTGGCTACAGGTGGTCCAGGGATTATTTTTGGTAAATCAACCAACTCCATGATTAACACCGGCTATGCTGCAGCAGCAGTGTACGAGCAAGGTGCTTATTATGCAAATGGTGAATTTATTCAGATCCACCCTACCGCAATTCCAGGTGATGATAAGCTTCGACTTATGAGCGAATCTGCACGTGGAGAAGGTGGGCGTGTTTGGACGTATAAAGATGGAAAGCCATGGTACTTCCTTGAGGAGAAGTATCCAGCTTATGGGAACTTAGTTCCTCGTGATATTGCAACAAGGGAAATATTCCACGTATGTGTCGACTTAAAGCTCGGAATTAATGGTGAAAATATGGTTTATTTAGACCTTTCTCATAAGGATCCAAAGGAGCTCGATGTTAAGCTTGGTGGGATCATGGAAATCTATGAAAAATTTATGGGTGACGATCCTCGTAAAGTACCAATGAAAATATTCCCAGCAGTTCACTATTCTATGGGTGGATTATGGGTTGACTATAATCAGATGACCAATATTCCAGGTTTGTTTGCAGCTGGTGAGTGTGATTATTCTCAGCATGGTGCTAACAGATTAGGAGCAAACTCTCTAGTTTCAGCTATTTACGGAGGTATGGTCGCTGGTCCGAAAGCGATTGAGTATATTGAAGGTCTTGAAAAGAAGAGTGAGGAAATCTCAGATTCTGTTTATGAGGCACAGATCAAAGCTGACGAAGCAAAATTCCAAGAAATCCTTTCTTTCAATGGGAAAGAAAATGCATTTAAGCTTCACCAGGAACTAGGGCAATGGATGACTGAAAATGTAACTGTAGTTCGCGAAAATAAAAAGCTACTAGCTACTGATGAAAAAATACTAGAATTAATGGAACGTTTCAAGAACATTAATATTGATGATACTGCAAAGTGGAGTAACCAGAGTGCGGCATTTGTTCGTCAATTAGAAGGGATGCTAAACTTAGCAAGAGTCATTACACTAGGGGCTTATAACAGAAACGAAAGCCGAGGTGCGCATTATAAACCAGAATTCCCTGAACGAAACGATGAGGAATGGTTAAAAACGACTAAAGCGAAATATAACCCTGAAACGAATACACCTAATTTCGAATATGAAGATGTTGATGTATCTCTCATCAAGCCTCGTAAGCGCGACTACACTTCTAAGAAGAAGGCGGGTGAAAAATCATGA
- a CDS encoding acyl-CoA thioesterase codes for MNLPDYIGNFQEWKQSFRFFHNICVRFSETDAFGHMNNTNAFVYFEEARINFLRSLGLTIKEGSSVFPVTADIQCNYLKQIFFDETIKVAVKVVHVGNTSVELHYIVLNENNEVCLTGRGRIVQISSVSGKPEPWSDHVKERLKKGS; via the coding sequence ATGAATTTACCCGATTACATCGGTAATTTTCAAGAATGGAAACAAAGCTTTCGTTTTTTTCATAACATATGTGTAAGGTTTTCTGAGACTGACGCATTTGGACACATGAATAATACAAATGCATTTGTCTACTTTGAAGAGGCACGCATTAACTTTTTGAGATCTTTAGGTCTTACAATAAAAGAAGGTAGTTCTGTATTTCCGGTAACTGCAGATATTCAGTGTAACTATTTGAAGCAAATTTTTTTTGATGAGACAATAAAGGTGGCAGTGAAGGTCGTACATGTGGGCAATACTTCAGTTGAATTGCATTATATTGTTTTAAACGAGAATAATGAAGTGTGTTTAACTGGGAGAGGAAGAATTGTTCAAATTTCAAGTGTTTCTGGAAAACCAGAACCTTGGAGCGATCATGTTAAAGAGCGATTAAAAAAAGGCAGTTAA
- a CDS encoding electron transfer flavoprotein subunit alpha/FixB family protein: MAKKMLVIGEIRDAQFRNVTFEAIAAAKGISSGGEVVGVVLGEKVSNHANEMVAYGADRVIVVENEKLAHYTPEGYAQALNEVVNKENPDGILLGHTAVGRDIAPKLAARIGSGLISDAVSYDVVGEEVVFTRPIYSGKAFEKVVVTDGMIFATIRPNNIAALEKEEERSGDIESLDVPIMDLKTMIKEVVKNTSTGIDLSEASIIVAGGRGMKGEENFSILYELADVLGAAVGASRGACDAEYCDYALQIGQTGKVVTPDLYIAVGISGAIQHVAGMSNSKVIVAINKDPEAEIFQIADYGIVGDLFEVIPKLTEEFKKVLVN, from the coding sequence TTGGCAAAGAAAATGCTTGTTATCGGTGAGATTCGTGATGCACAGTTCCGTAATGTTACTTTTGAAGCAATTGCAGCGGCAAAAGGTATTTCCTCCGGTGGAGAAGTCGTTGGTGTTGTTCTAGGTGAAAAAGTATCAAATCATGCAAATGAGATGGTGGCATACGGGGCCGACAGGGTCATTGTAGTTGAAAATGAAAAACTAGCACACTATACTCCAGAAGGCTATGCACAAGCGTTAAATGAAGTTGTTAATAAGGAAAACCCTGACGGAATTCTTTTAGGTCATACTGCAGTAGGACGTGACATCGCACCTAAATTAGCTGCACGTATCGGATCAGGGCTTATATCAGATGCAGTATCATATGACGTAGTAGGTGAAGAAGTGGTTTTTACGAGACCGATTTATTCTGGCAAAGCGTTTGAAAAAGTTGTTGTAACGGACGGCATGATTTTTGCGACAATCCGACCTAATAATATTGCTGCCCTTGAAAAAGAGGAAGAAAGAAGCGGGGATATCGAGTCGCTGGATGTACCTATAATGGACTTAAAAACAATGATAAAAGAAGTGGTGAAAAATACATCTACTGGTATAGATTTATCAGAGGCTTCGATCATAGTAGCTGGTGGCCGCGGAATGAAAGGGGAAGAGAACTTTAGTATTCTTTATGAATTAGCGGATGTTTTAGGTGCTGCTGTTGGAGCATCTCGTGGAGCATGTGATGCAGAATATTGCGATTACGCGTTGCAAATTGGGCAAACAGGTAAAGTCGTTACGCCAGATTTATATATTGCTGTAGGAATAAGTGGTGCTATTCAGCATGTTGCAGGTATGTCCAATTCGAAAGTAATTGTTGCAATTAATAAAGATCCAGAAGCCGAGATATTTCAAATTGCCGATTATGGTATAGTAGGAGATCTGTTTGAAGTTATACCTAAGCTAACCGAGGAATTTAAAAAAGTTCTCGTAAATTAA
- a CDS encoding helix-turn-helix domain-containing protein: protein MKEHEFRPKPLLTKREREVFELLVQDKTTKEIAAELFISEKTVRNHISNTMQKLGVKGRSQAVIELVRLGELKI from the coding sequence TTGAAAGAACATGAGTTCCGACCTAAACCATTACTAACGAAGCGCGAAAGAGAAGTGTTTGAACTTCTTGTACAGGATAAGACAACAAAAGAGATTGCCGCAGAACTGTTTATTAGTGAAAAAACTGTTCGAAATCATATCTCAAATACGATGCAAAAGCTTGGAGTTAAGGGGCGTTCTCAAGCTGTTATTGAATTAGTTAGATTAGGGGAACTAAAGATTTAA